In one window of Tripterygium wilfordii isolate XIE 37 chromosome 1, ASM1340144v1, whole genome shotgun sequence DNA:
- the LOC120002911 gene encoding two-component response regulator ARR2-like isoform X3, which yields MPDMDGFKLLEYIGLEMDLPVIMMSADDGKSVVMKGVTHGACDYLIKPVRIEALRNIWQHVVRKKKNEWKEAEHSGSAEDGDRQQKPSEDADYSSSANGGSFRNLKKRKDEEDDGEEKDDTSTSKKPRVIWSVELHQQFVAAVNQLGIEKAVPKRILDLMNVPGITRENVASHLQKYRLYLRRLSGVQYQGNMSNSFINPSEATFGLSPLDGGIDFQTLAAAGQLSTQSLATLKAAGLGRSSAKPDLPMSFGDQRNLFSFENQELRFGGGKQQHMSSNKQMNLVHRIPATMEPLPKQLSNLQRTAQPLGGINLQVNDHGGQSSPSNSYLMQMAQPQSRGLIVNETTGANVPRLPSSIGQHTISNGIAGGVLVRNGISEEGRGAGYNVAVPQTSSKMNLQLNQTVQLPGNSFSLGGNPAIYSLASKGEFQEEVSSNIKGLPGFIPSYDIFSDFRQYQSHDWELQNVGVTFDASQPSNSLQGNFDMPSVLASQGTSYGQRTGQFMNVSSVGKEMFSMVEGNGLGSVQNLSHHLDTLPVENSIKVKTERVPDSNCQTSFFPEHFGQEDLMSALLKQQQEGIGQAENEFDFDGYPMDNIPV from the exons ATGCCGGACATGGACGGTTTCAAACTCCTGGAGTACATTGGGCTGGAGATGGATCTGCCTGTTATCA TGATGTCCGCGGATGATGGGAAAAGCGTTGTAATGAAAGGTGTGACTCATGGTGCCTGTGACTACCTGATCAAACCAGTTCGAATTGAGGCACTAAGGAACATATGGCAACATGTGGttcggaagaagaagaatgagtgGAAGGAAGCGGAGCATTCAGGAAGTGCTGAAGATGGAGATCGGCAACAAAAGCCATCCGAAGATGCAGATTACTCATCCTCTGCAAACGGAGGCAGTTttagaaacttgaaaaagagaaaggatgaagaagatgatggggAGGAGAAGGACGATACATCCACATCGAAGAAACCTCGGGTCATTTGGTCAGTTGAGCTTCATCAACAGTTTGTGGCAGCTGTTAATCAACTAGGCATTGAGA AGGCTGTTCCTAAGAGAATTCTGGATCTGATGAATGTTCCTGGGATCACCAGAGAGAATGTCGCTAGCCATCTCCAG AAATATAGGTTATATCTGCGGAGGCTAAGTGGGGTGCAGTACCAAGGCAATATGAGCAACTCTTTTATCAATCCCTCGGAAGCAACTTTTGGGTTGTCTCCACTTGACGGGGGCATTGATTTTCAGACTCTTGCTGCTGCTGGTCAACTATCAACCCAGAGTCTTGCCACTCTCAAAGCTGCTGGACTTGGTAGGTCATCTGCCAAACCTGACTTACCCATGTCCTTTGGTGATCAAAGGAACCTTTTTAGCTTTGAAAATCAAGAGTTGAGATTTGGTGGGGGTAAACAACAACATATGAGCAGTAATAAGCAAATGAACTTAGTTCACAGAATTCCAGCAACTATGGAGCCATTGCCAAAGCAGCTTTCAAACTTGCAACGTACTGCCCAACCTCTCGGGGGCATCAATTTGCAAGTCAATGACCATGGGGGTCAGAGCAGCCCAAGTAACTCTTACTTGATGCAGATGGCTCAACCACAATCGCGAGGGCTGATAGTAAATGAAACTACAGGTGCTAATGTCCCCCGGCTACCATCATCCATCGGGCAGCATACTATATCAAATGGGATTGCTGGTGGAGTCCTAGTCAGAAATGGAATCAGTGAAGAGGGAAGAGGAGCTGGGTACAATGTTGCAGTTCCGCAAACATCTTCAAAGATGAATTTGCAATTGAACCAGACAGTGCAATTGCCAGGAAATAGTTTCTCTCTTGGAGGAAACCCTGCTATATATAGTCTTGCGTCCAAGGGGGAGTTTCAAGAAGAGGTTAGCTCAAACATAAAAGGATTGCCAGGATTCATTCCAAGTTATGATATTTTTAGTGATTTTCGTCAGTATCAATCCCATGATTGGGAGTTGCAGAATGTAGGTGTGACATTTGACGCTTCTCAGCCTTCAAACTCTCTGCAAGGCAACTTTGATATGCCTTCAGTTTTAGCTAGTCAAGGAACTTCATATGGGCAAAGGACCGGACAGTTCATGAATGTATCTTCTGTGGGGAAGGAAATGTTCTCTATGGTTGAAGGAAATGGGCTTGGCAGCGTACAAAATCTCAGTCACCATCTCGATACCCTTCCTGTCGAAAATTcaataaaagttaaaacagaAAGAGTTCCTGATTCTAACTGTCAGACTAGCTTTTTCCCTGAGCACTTTGGTCAGGAGGATCTCATGAGTGCATTGCTCAAGCAG CAGCAAGAAGGAATTGGACAAGCTGAAAACGAGTTCGACTTTGATGGGTATCCCATGGATAATATTCCTGTGTAG
- the LOC120002911 gene encoding two-component response regulator ARR2-like isoform X2, which produces MNLSNGKGSMSTASSTASWKSGDVSDQFPVGLRVLVVDDDPTCLMILEKMLRTCLYESTKCNRAEIALSLLRENKNRFDIVLSDVHMPDMDGFKLLEYIGLEMDLPVIMMSADDGKSVVMKGVTHGACDYLIKPVRIEALRNIWQHVVRKKKNEWKEAEHSGSAEDGDRQQKPSEDADYSSSANGGSFRNLKKRKDEEDDGEEKDDTSTSKKPRVIWSVELHQQFVAAVNQLGIEKAVPKRILDLMNVPGITRENVASHLQKYRLYLRRLSGVQYQGNMSNSFINPSEATFGLSPLDGGIDFQTLAAAGQLSTQSLATLKAAGLGRSSAKPDLPMSFGDQRNLFSFENQELRFGGGKQQHMSSNKQMNLVHRIPATMEPLPKQLSNLQRTAQPLGGINLQVNDHGGQSSPSNSYLMQMAQPQSRGLIVNETTGANVPRLPSSIGQHTISNGIAGGVLVRNGISEEGRGAGYNVAVPQTSSKMNLQLNQTVQLPGNSFSLGGNPAIYSLASKGEFQEEVSSNIKGLPGFIPSYDIFSDFRQYQSHDWELQNVGVTFDASQPSNSLQGNFDMPSVLASQGTSYGQRTGQFMNVSSVGKEMFSMVEGNGLGSVQNLSHHLDTLPVENSIKVKTERVPDSNCQTSFFPEHFGQEDLMSALLKQQEGIGQAENEFDFDGYPMDNIPV; this is translated from the exons ATGAATCTGAGCAACGGCAAAGGATCTATGTCAACTGCGAGCTCCACTGCTTCTTGGAAGTCCGGAGATGTCTCGGATCAGTTTCCGGTGGGTTTGCGTGTTCTGGTGGTTGACGACGACCCCACTTGTCTCATGATCCTGGAGAAGATGCTTAGGACTTGCCTTTATGAAA GTACGAAATGCAATCGAGCAGAAATCGCATTGTCTCTGCTTCGAGAAAACAAAAATCGGTTTGATATTGTTCTAAGCGATGTCCACATGCCGGACATGGACGGTTTCAAACTCCTGGAGTACATTGGGCTGGAGATGGATCTGCCTGTTATCA TGATGTCCGCGGATGATGGGAAAAGCGTTGTAATGAAAGGTGTGACTCATGGTGCCTGTGACTACCTGATCAAACCAGTTCGAATTGAGGCACTAAGGAACATATGGCAACATGTGGttcggaagaagaagaatgagtgGAAGGAAGCGGAGCATTCAGGAAGTGCTGAAGATGGAGATCGGCAACAAAAGCCATCCGAAGATGCAGATTACTCATCCTCTGCAAACGGAGGCAGTTttagaaacttgaaaaagagaaaggatgaagaagatgatggggAGGAGAAGGACGATACATCCACATCGAAGAAACCTCGGGTCATTTGGTCAGTTGAGCTTCATCAACAGTTTGTGGCAGCTGTTAATCAACTAGGCATTGAGA AGGCTGTTCCTAAGAGAATTCTGGATCTGATGAATGTTCCTGGGATCACCAGAGAGAATGTCGCTAGCCATCTCCAG AAATATAGGTTATATCTGCGGAGGCTAAGTGGGGTGCAGTACCAAGGCAATATGAGCAACTCTTTTATCAATCCCTCGGAAGCAACTTTTGGGTTGTCTCCACTTGACGGGGGCATTGATTTTCAGACTCTTGCTGCTGCTGGTCAACTATCAACCCAGAGTCTTGCCACTCTCAAAGCTGCTGGACTTGGTAGGTCATCTGCCAAACCTGACTTACCCATGTCCTTTGGTGATCAAAGGAACCTTTTTAGCTTTGAAAATCAAGAGTTGAGATTTGGTGGGGGTAAACAACAACATATGAGCAGTAATAAGCAAATGAACTTAGTTCACAGAATTCCAGCAACTATGGAGCCATTGCCAAAGCAGCTTTCAAACTTGCAACGTACTGCCCAACCTCTCGGGGGCATCAATTTGCAAGTCAATGACCATGGGGGTCAGAGCAGCCCAAGTAACTCTTACTTGATGCAGATGGCTCAACCACAATCGCGAGGGCTGATAGTAAATGAAACTACAGGTGCTAATGTCCCCCGGCTACCATCATCCATCGGGCAGCATACTATATCAAATGGGATTGCTGGTGGAGTCCTAGTCAGAAATGGAATCAGTGAAGAGGGAAGAGGAGCTGGGTACAATGTTGCAGTTCCGCAAACATCTTCAAAGATGAATTTGCAATTGAACCAGACAGTGCAATTGCCAGGAAATAGTTTCTCTCTTGGAGGAAACCCTGCTATATATAGTCTTGCGTCCAAGGGGGAGTTTCAAGAAGAGGTTAGCTCAAACATAAAAGGATTGCCAGGATTCATTCCAAGTTATGATATTTTTAGTGATTTTCGTCAGTATCAATCCCATGATTGGGAGTTGCAGAATGTAGGTGTGACATTTGACGCTTCTCAGCCTTCAAACTCTCTGCAAGGCAACTTTGATATGCCTTCAGTTTTAGCTAGTCAAGGAACTTCATATGGGCAAAGGACCGGACAGTTCATGAATGTATCTTCTGTGGGGAAGGAAATGTTCTCTATGGTTGAAGGAAATGGGCTTGGCAGCGTACAAAATCTCAGTCACCATCTCGATACCCTTCCTGTCGAAAATTcaataaaagttaaaacagaAAGAGTTCCTGATTCTAACTGTCAGACTAGCTTTTTCCCTGAGCACTTTGGTCAGGAGGATCTCATGAGTGCATTGCTCAAGCAG CAAGAAGGAATTGGACAAGCTGAAAACGAGTTCGACTTTGATGGGTATCCCATGGATAATATTCCTGTGTAG
- the LOC120002911 gene encoding two-component response regulator ARR2-like isoform X1, whose translation MNLSNGKGSMSTASSTASWKSGDVSDQFPVGLRVLVVDDDPTCLMILEKMLRTCLYESTKCNRAEIALSLLRENKNRFDIVLSDVHMPDMDGFKLLEYIGLEMDLPVIMMSADDGKSVVMKGVTHGACDYLIKPVRIEALRNIWQHVVRKKKNEWKEAEHSGSAEDGDRQQKPSEDADYSSSANGGSFRNLKKRKDEEDDGEEKDDTSTSKKPRVIWSVELHQQFVAAVNQLGIEKAVPKRILDLMNVPGITRENVASHLQKYRLYLRRLSGVQYQGNMSNSFINPSEATFGLSPLDGGIDFQTLAAAGQLSTQSLATLKAAGLGRSSAKPDLPMSFGDQRNLFSFENQELRFGGGKQQHMSSNKQMNLVHRIPATMEPLPKQLSNLQRTAQPLGGINLQVNDHGGQSSPSNSYLMQMAQPQSRGLIVNETTGANVPRLPSSIGQHTISNGIAGGVLVRNGISEEGRGAGYNVAVPQTSSKMNLQLNQTVQLPGNSFSLGGNPAIYSLASKGEFQEEVSSNIKGLPGFIPSYDIFSDFRQYQSHDWELQNVGVTFDASQPSNSLQGNFDMPSVLASQGTSYGQRTGQFMNVSSVGKEMFSMVEGNGLGSVQNLSHHLDTLPVENSIKVKTERVPDSNCQTSFFPEHFGQEDLMSALLKQQQEGIGQAENEFDFDGYPMDNIPV comes from the exons ATGAATCTGAGCAACGGCAAAGGATCTATGTCAACTGCGAGCTCCACTGCTTCTTGGAAGTCCGGAGATGTCTCGGATCAGTTTCCGGTGGGTTTGCGTGTTCTGGTGGTTGACGACGACCCCACTTGTCTCATGATCCTGGAGAAGATGCTTAGGACTTGCCTTTATGAAA GTACGAAATGCAATCGAGCAGAAATCGCATTGTCTCTGCTTCGAGAAAACAAAAATCGGTTTGATATTGTTCTAAGCGATGTCCACATGCCGGACATGGACGGTTTCAAACTCCTGGAGTACATTGGGCTGGAGATGGATCTGCCTGTTATCA TGATGTCCGCGGATGATGGGAAAAGCGTTGTAATGAAAGGTGTGACTCATGGTGCCTGTGACTACCTGATCAAACCAGTTCGAATTGAGGCACTAAGGAACATATGGCAACATGTGGttcggaagaagaagaatgagtgGAAGGAAGCGGAGCATTCAGGAAGTGCTGAAGATGGAGATCGGCAACAAAAGCCATCCGAAGATGCAGATTACTCATCCTCTGCAAACGGAGGCAGTTttagaaacttgaaaaagagaaaggatgaagaagatgatggggAGGAGAAGGACGATACATCCACATCGAAGAAACCTCGGGTCATTTGGTCAGTTGAGCTTCATCAACAGTTTGTGGCAGCTGTTAATCAACTAGGCATTGAGA AGGCTGTTCCTAAGAGAATTCTGGATCTGATGAATGTTCCTGGGATCACCAGAGAGAATGTCGCTAGCCATCTCCAG AAATATAGGTTATATCTGCGGAGGCTAAGTGGGGTGCAGTACCAAGGCAATATGAGCAACTCTTTTATCAATCCCTCGGAAGCAACTTTTGGGTTGTCTCCACTTGACGGGGGCATTGATTTTCAGACTCTTGCTGCTGCTGGTCAACTATCAACCCAGAGTCTTGCCACTCTCAAAGCTGCTGGACTTGGTAGGTCATCTGCCAAACCTGACTTACCCATGTCCTTTGGTGATCAAAGGAACCTTTTTAGCTTTGAAAATCAAGAGTTGAGATTTGGTGGGGGTAAACAACAACATATGAGCAGTAATAAGCAAATGAACTTAGTTCACAGAATTCCAGCAACTATGGAGCCATTGCCAAAGCAGCTTTCAAACTTGCAACGTACTGCCCAACCTCTCGGGGGCATCAATTTGCAAGTCAATGACCATGGGGGTCAGAGCAGCCCAAGTAACTCTTACTTGATGCAGATGGCTCAACCACAATCGCGAGGGCTGATAGTAAATGAAACTACAGGTGCTAATGTCCCCCGGCTACCATCATCCATCGGGCAGCATACTATATCAAATGGGATTGCTGGTGGAGTCCTAGTCAGAAATGGAATCAGTGAAGAGGGAAGAGGAGCTGGGTACAATGTTGCAGTTCCGCAAACATCTTCAAAGATGAATTTGCAATTGAACCAGACAGTGCAATTGCCAGGAAATAGTTTCTCTCTTGGAGGAAACCCTGCTATATATAGTCTTGCGTCCAAGGGGGAGTTTCAAGAAGAGGTTAGCTCAAACATAAAAGGATTGCCAGGATTCATTCCAAGTTATGATATTTTTAGTGATTTTCGTCAGTATCAATCCCATGATTGGGAGTTGCAGAATGTAGGTGTGACATTTGACGCTTCTCAGCCTTCAAACTCTCTGCAAGGCAACTTTGATATGCCTTCAGTTTTAGCTAGTCAAGGAACTTCATATGGGCAAAGGACCGGACAGTTCATGAATGTATCTTCTGTGGGGAAGGAAATGTTCTCTATGGTTGAAGGAAATGGGCTTGGCAGCGTACAAAATCTCAGTCACCATCTCGATACCCTTCCTGTCGAAAATTcaataaaagttaaaacagaAAGAGTTCCTGATTCTAACTGTCAGACTAGCTTTTTCCCTGAGCACTTTGGTCAGGAGGATCTCATGAGTGCATTGCTCAAGCAG CAGCAAGAAGGAATTGGACAAGCTGAAAACGAGTTCGACTTTGATGGGTATCCCATGGATAATATTCCTGTGTAG